In Maridesulfovibrio sp., the following proteins share a genomic window:
- a CDS encoding 30S ribosomal protein S1, producing the protein MENNENMNAEMEMDFEAALEDYLNADFGNLDEGSIVSGEVVKVDKDFVLIDVNFKSEGQIAVSEFLDADGEMTVAVGDKVDVFVANKNENEGTIHLSRDKAKRMQLFDKLEEVQEKEGVVEGRIIRRIKGGYTVDLGGVEAFLPGSHVDLRPVPDMDALVDQTYEFKILKINRRRSNVIVSRRVLLEEQRNEMRSQLLETLEEEQSVKGKVKNITEYGVFIDLGGLDGLLHITDMSWKRIKHPKEMVALGDELELKVLNFDKEGQKVSLGLKQLVPDPWEDISGKYPEGAKYTGKVTNLADYGAFVELEAGVEGLVHISEMSWTRKLRHPSQMVRVGDEVDVVVLGVDPDKKRISLGMKQVKPNPWDVVAEKFPEGTILEGQIKNITEFGVFIGIEDGIDGLIHVSDISWTRKVRHPSEVYAVGDSVQAKVLTVDKENEKFTLGVKQLSEDPWSQVPTKYPVGCTLEGLVTNITDFGLFVEVEEGIEGLVHVSEISHKKIKNPSEMFKEGVTIQAKVIHVSADERRLGLSIKQLKEDTEKRQPKEFRSGPADSGNTLGELLKQKLADASEAKAAAETEDDES; encoded by the coding sequence ATGGAAAACAATGAAAACATGAACGCCGAAATGGAAATGGACTTTGAGGCTGCCCTCGAAGATTATCTTAATGCCGATTTCGGAAATCTGGACGAAGGAAGCATCGTTTCCGGTGAAGTAGTTAAAGTTGATAAGGACTTCGTTCTCATCGACGTTAACTTCAAGTCTGAAGGCCAGATTGCAGTATCTGAATTTCTGGATGCTGATGGTGAAATGACTGTTGCAGTCGGTGACAAAGTAGACGTATTTGTTGCAAACAAAAACGAAAACGAAGGCACCATTCACCTTTCCCGCGACAAAGCCAAGCGCATGCAGCTCTTCGACAAACTCGAAGAAGTGCAGGAAAAAGAAGGCGTTGTCGAAGGCAGAATCATTCGCCGCATCAAAGGTGGTTACACCGTTGATCTCGGTGGCGTGGAAGCATTCCTGCCCGGTTCTCACGTTGATCTCCGCCCCGTCCCCGATATGGACGCTCTCGTTGATCAGACTTACGAATTCAAAATTCTCAAAATCAACCGTCGCCGCAGCAACGTTATCGTTTCCCGCCGCGTTCTTCTCGAAGAACAGCGCAACGAAATGCGTTCCCAGCTGCTTGAAACTCTTGAAGAAGAGCAGAGTGTTAAAGGTAAAGTCAAGAACATCACCGAATACGGTGTATTCATTGACCTCGGCGGTCTCGACGGTCTTCTGCATATCACAGACATGTCCTGGAAGCGCATCAAGCATCCTAAGGAAATGGTCGCACTCGGTGATGAGCTTGAACTGAAAGTTCTGAACTTCGACAAAGAAGGCCAGAAAGTATCTCTCGGCCTCAAACAGCTCGTTCCCGATCCGTGGGAAGACATCTCCGGTAAATACCCCGAAGGTGCTAAGTACACCGGTAAGGTTACCAACCTCGCTGACTACGGTGCATTCGTTGAGCTGGAAGCAGGCGTTGAAGGTCTGGTTCACATTTCTGAAATGTCCTGGACCCGTAAGCTGCGTCACCCCTCCCAGATGGTTCGCGTTGGCGACGAAGTAGATGTTGTTGTTCTGGGTGTAGACCCTGACAAAAAACGCATCTCTCTGGGCATGAAACAGGTTAAGCCCAACCCGTGGGATGTTGTTGCTGAGAAGTTCCCCGAAGGTACCATCCTCGAAGGACAGATCAAAAACATCACTGAATTCGGTGTATTCATCGGTATCGAAGACGGCATTGACGGCCTGATTCACGTTTCCGATATCTCCTGGACCCGCAAAGTGCGTCATCCTTCTGAAGTATACGCAGTTGGTGATTCCGTTCAGGCGAAAGTTCTCACCGTTGACAAAGAAAACGAGAAATTCACCCTCGGTGTTAAACAGCTTTCCGAAGACCCCTGGTCTCAGGTACCCACTAAGTACCCCGTTGGCTGCACCCTTGAAGGTCTTGTTACCAACATCACCGACTTCGGTCTCTTCGTAGAAGTTGAAGAAGGTATTGAAGGTCTGGTTCACGTTTCTGAAATTTCTCATAAGAAGATCAAGAATCCTTCCGAGATGTTTAAAGAAGGCGTTACCATCCAGGCTAAAGTCATCCATGTATCTGCTGATGAGCGTCGTCTCGGCCTCTCCATCAAGCAGCTTAAGGAAGACACTGAAAAACGTCAGCCCAAAGAATTCCGTTCCGGTCCTGCCGACAGCGGTAACACTCTGGGTGAACTGCTGAAGCAGAAGCTTGCTGATGCAAGTGAAGCTAAAGCAGCTGCAGAGACCGAGGATGACGAATCCTAA
- the phoU gene encoding phosphate signaling complex protein PhoU codes for MEQRAHFSKKMDDLKVQVLRMSSMAETALHNSVKALAECNAELAEDIIMNDIKINELECELDEYNLGLLALDQPMARDLRFIVGSMRIASNLERIGDQAVNIAHRAVFLSTRPPLPFNQQLDQMSSIATGMLSKAVKSFADEDAALAAEVCGMDSEADSLNVRILKGLIENMVAETRIVERGVHLIMAAANLERVADQATNIAESVIFITQGVNIKHQCKG; via the coding sequence ATGGAGCAGCGTGCCCATTTCAGTAAGAAGATGGATGATCTGAAAGTTCAGGTTCTCAGAATGTCCAGCATGGCGGAAACGGCTCTTCACAATTCAGTGAAAGCTCTGGCGGAATGCAACGCCGAACTTGCTGAAGATATTATTATGAATGATATCAAGATCAACGAACTCGAATGTGAACTTGATGAGTATAATCTCGGGCTTCTGGCCCTTGACCAGCCCATGGCCCGTGATCTGCGTTTTATTGTCGGTTCCATGCGTATAGCCAGTAACCTTGAACGCATCGGGGATCAGGCGGTGAACATTGCCCACAGGGCAGTCTTTTTAAGTACCCGCCCGCCGCTTCCCTTTAACCAGCAGCTTGATCAGATGAGCTCCATAGCCACTGGTATGCTCTCAAAGGCAGTCAAATCCTTTGCTGACGAAGATGCAGCCCTTGCGGCTGAAGTCTGCGGTATGGATAGCGAAGCCGACAGCCTCAATGTGCGCATCCTTAAGGGCCTTATAGAAAATATGGTTGCCGAAACAAGAATTGTCGAGCGCGGTGTGCATCTGATTATGGCGGCAGCCAATCTTGAGCGTGTTGCAGATCAGGCTACAAACATAGCTGAATCTGTAATTTTCATCACTCAGGGTGTTAATATAAAGCATCAGTGTAAGGGATAG
- the pstB gene encoding phosphate ABC transporter ATP-binding protein PstB produces MGQAVKIASKNLDFYYGDFKALEDICMDFEENRVTALIGPSGCGKSTFLRCLNRMNDLIPGTRVDGDLTLDDEDIYAQGLDVVTLRRRVGMVFQKPNPFPKSIFENVAYGLRVNGVKDKEYIARKVEESLKGGALWDEVKDRLHSSALGLSGGQQQRLCIARALAVEPEILLMDEPASALDPIATQKIEDLIHELKKNFTIIIVTHSMQQAARVSDQTAFFYMGRLVETGKTETMFTKPKNKQTEDYITGRFG; encoded by the coding sequence ATGGGGCAAGCTGTTAAGATCGCTTCCAAGAATCTGGACTTTTACTATGGTGACTTCAAAGCTCTTGAAGATATCTGCATGGACTTTGAAGAGAACAGGGTTACTGCGCTTATCGGGCCCTCCGGCTGCGGTAAAAGTACTTTTCTGCGTTGCCTGAACAGGATGAATGATCTGATTCCCGGAACTCGTGTAGACGGTGACCTTACATTGGATGATGAAGATATTTACGCGCAGGGCCTGGATGTGGTCACCCTCAGAAGACGTGTCGGTATGGTTTTCCAGAAGCCGAACCCATTCCCTAAATCAATATTTGAAAATGTAGCCTACGGTCTGCGTGTAAATGGGGTTAAAGATAAAGAATATATTGCCCGCAAAGTAGAGGAAAGCCTGAAAGGCGGTGCTCTCTGGGATGAAGTTAAAGACCGTCTGCATTCCTCCGCACTCGGTCTGTCAGGTGGGCAGCAGCAGCGTCTGTGCATTGCCCGTGCCCTTGCTGTCGAGCCTGAGATTCTTCTTATGGACGAGCCTGCATCCGCTCTGGACCCCATCGCCACCCAGAAGATTGAAGACCTGATTCATGAACTGAAGAAGAATTTTACTATCATTATTGTAACCCACTCCATGCAGCAGGCTGCGCGCGTGTCTGATCAGACTGCGTTTTTCTATATGGGCCGTCTCGTGGAAACCGGAAAGACCGAGACCATGTTCACCAAGCCCAAGAACAAGCAGACTGAAGATTATATAACCGGTAGATTCGGCTAG
- a CDS encoding AMIN domain-containing protein: protein MKMKFRPFTFLLLILLLLAGIGAASYHMGYFDAFFAEKTDQIRASGGEGPVIRRDVSKLVLPLESAEDRADESGKELNEMEIPAAGSTDAVDLAEQGGNDSEVASSEAGKAATVSKNGTEPVAEPKPRPQPKESARSAASDSTGGELKGVSISCQKIKNVITVAFSGTAGKLSWFNLENPRRLVVDMRGKWKNKAKSLYRVKNCLVKKVVLGEHPDKIRLVVYLDPKKFSAKVKPVVRRLDNAVSVELVP from the coding sequence ATGAAAATGAAATTTCGCCCCTTTACTTTTCTGCTGTTGATTCTCCTGCTGCTGGCGGGAATTGGTGCAGCTTCCTATCACATGGGTTATTTTGATGCTTTTTTTGCGGAAAAAACAGATCAGATCCGGGCAAGTGGGGGGGAAGGTCCTGTTATCCGCCGCGATGTGAGTAAGCTGGTTCTGCCGCTTGAATCAGCTGAAGACAGGGCGGATGAGTCTGGAAAAGAACTCAATGAAATGGAAATTCCTGCGGCAGGTAGTACGGATGCAGTTGATCTAGCCGAACAAGGCGGCAATGACTCCGAAGTTGCTTCGTCCGAAGCCGGAAAAGCAGCTACGGTATCGAAAAATGGGACTGAACCGGTAGCAGAACCAAAGCCCAGGCCGCAACCTAAGGAATCAGCAAGGTCAGCAGCTTCAGACTCAACAGGTGGAGAACTGAAAGGAGTATCAATCTCCTGCCAGAAGATTAAGAATGTTATCACTGTTGCTTTTTCGGGAACTGCCGGAAAACTCAGCTGGTTCAATCTTGAAAATCCCCGTCGGTTGGTTGTCGATATGCGCGGGAAATGGAAGAATAAGGCTAAATCCCTTTACCGGGTAAAAAATTGCCTGGTAAAAAAAGTAGTTCTTGGAGAGCATCCTGATAAAATCCGTCTGGTAGTATATCTTGATCCAAAAAAGTTTTCGGCCAAGGTCAAGCCTGTCGTGCGTAGGCTTGATAATGCAGTTTCTGTAGAGCTTGTGCCATGA
- a CDS encoding glycogen/starch/alpha-glucan phosphorylase has product MPQDINVFLKEIGGMDVDTLVNCVCRHHLSNLGRDYGRTDIFSLYQALAYTLRDRLVGNWIKTQRSYYNQRAKSVYYLSLEFLPGKSLGSNTLSLGAEKEVAEVLKRFGLTIEDAESAEADAGLGNGGLGRLASCFLDSMASLGIPGYGYGIRYEYGIFKQAIENGEQVEAPDDWLHSGNPWEFDRKGFMFTVRLYGREEQYTHEDGSVRQRWTDSAKVMAVPVDMLIPGYKNGNVINMRLWEAQPARRFNFDLFNSGDYIRSMEDAVRSQTISKVLYPNDRLSEGRELRLVQQYFFVSATIQDMMRRFQKLKLDFSELPNRAVVQLNETHPAIAIPELMRILIDEHMLNWDEAWRICRRTFAYTNHTVMPEALEKWPLDMMRNVLPRHISIIFEINRRFIEDVKVRFPGDEDRLKRMSIIEDGEHPQVRMAWLAVVGSFTVNGVSALHGDLIKRNIFQDFVEMYPGRFTSVTNGITPRRWLRQCNQPLSELIIEKIGDGWVTDLAQLRQLEPLADDAEFQDRWYECKLEEKKRLVDYARNNYSLYLPADWMYDVHVKRIHEYKRQLLNVLHAVTLYCRLKKNPDSVAVPRLKIFAGKAAPGYFIAKRIIRLINCVGAVVNSDPAVNHKLRIAFMPNYRVSQAERLVPATDLSEQISLAGTEASGTGNMKFALNGALTIGTLDGANIEIMEEVGREHMFIFGMDADDVEARRYNGYNPSEVASADQELGEVLHYLGDGTFSEGDRDLFRPILNTLFDGGDQYMVLADYRNYIDVQDQVDEKWLDRRSWLRSSILNTAGSGYFSSDRAIMDYARNIWGIRPMDLEK; this is encoded by the coding sequence ATGCCCCAAGATATTAATGTTTTTTTGAAAGAGATCGGTGGAATGGATGTAGATACCCTCGTAAATTGCGTATGCCGCCATCACTTATCAAATCTGGGACGCGATTATGGACGCACTGATATTTTTTCACTGTATCAGGCTTTGGCGTATACCTTGCGTGACCGTCTTGTCGGTAACTGGATTAAGACCCAGCGTTCATACTACAACCAGCGGGCTAAGAGTGTTTACTATCTTTCATTGGAGTTTCTGCCCGGTAAATCATTGGGCAGTAATACACTGAGTCTGGGAGCGGAAAAGGAAGTAGCGGAGGTCTTGAAAAGGTTTGGGCTGACCATCGAGGATGCGGAAAGTGCCGAGGCCGATGCCGGGCTTGGAAACGGAGGGCTGGGACGTTTGGCCTCATGTTTCCTTGATTCAATGGCCAGCCTTGGGATTCCCGGTTACGGTTATGGAATCAGGTATGAGTATGGTATTTTCAAACAGGCTATTGAAAACGGAGAACAGGTCGAGGCTCCTGATGACTGGCTGCATAGCGGTAATCCATGGGAATTCGACCGTAAGGGATTCATGTTCACAGTTCGTTTATACGGGCGGGAAGAGCAGTATACCCACGAAGACGGCTCCGTCCGCCAGCGCTGGACTGATAGCGCAAAAGTCATGGCTGTACCTGTTGATATGCTTATCCCCGGCTATAAAAATGGCAATGTTATCAATATGCGGCTTTGGGAGGCTCAGCCTGCCCGTCGCTTCAATTTTGACCTGTTCAATAGCGGCGATTACATCCGGTCCATGGAAGATGCGGTCCGTTCCCAGACGATCTCCAAGGTTCTATATCCCAATGATCGTCTGAGCGAGGGGCGTGAGTTGCGCCTTGTGCAGCAGTATTTTTTTGTTTCGGCTACCATTCAGGATATGATGCGCCGGTTTCAAAAGCTGAAACTGGATTTTTCAGAATTACCGAACCGGGCCGTGGTCCAGCTTAATGAAACCCACCCTGCTATCGCTATTCCTGAACTGATGCGTATTCTCATAGATGAGCACATGCTGAATTGGGATGAAGCTTGGCGTATCTGCCGCAGAACATTCGCTTATACCAACCACACTGTGATGCCGGAGGCGCTTGAAAAGTGGCCCCTTGATATGATGCGCAACGTGCTGCCCCGGCATATATCCATCATTTTTGAGATTAACAGGCGTTTCATTGAAGACGTGAAAGTCCGCTTCCCGGGTGATGAGGATCGGCTTAAACGAATGTCAATAATTGAGGACGGGGAGCATCCGCAGGTACGCATGGCATGGCTGGCCGTAGTGGGCAGCTTTACCGTCAATGGAGTTTCCGCCTTGCATGGGGACTTGATCAAGAGAAATATTTTTCAGGATTTCGTGGAAATGTACCCCGGCAGGTTTACGTCCGTTACCAACGGAATCACTCCGCGTAGGTGGCTGCGCCAATGCAATCAGCCTCTTTCTGAATTAATTATTGAAAAGATAGGTGACGGATGGGTAACTGACCTTGCTCAGTTACGGCAGCTTGAACCTCTGGCGGACGATGCTGAATTTCAGGACCGCTGGTACGAGTGTAAACTGGAGGAGAAAAAGCGTCTGGTTGATTATGCCCGCAACAACTACAGCCTATACCTGCCGGCGGACTGGATGTATGATGTGCATGTAAAACGCATACACGAATATAAACGCCAGCTTTTGAATGTGCTGCATGCTGTCACATTGTACTGCCGGCTGAAAAAGAACCCGGACAGTGTGGCTGTTCCAAGATTGAAAATTTTTGCCGGTAAAGCAGCACCGGGATACTTTATTGCCAAACGGATCATACGTCTGATCAACTGCGTGGGCGCAGTGGTGAATTCCGATCCGGCTGTAAACCATAAGCTGCGCATCGCATTTATGCCTAATTACAGGGTTTCGCAGGCTGAACGCCTTGTTCCTGCAACGGATCTTTCTGAACAGATATCTCTTGCCGGGACTGAAGCTTCCGGAACAGGCAATATGAAATTCGCGTTGAATGGCGCGTTGACTATCGGTACTCTAGATGGAGCCAATATTGAGATTATGGAAGAAGTCGGCCGGGAGCACATGTTTATTTTCGGCATGGACGCTGATGATGTGGAGGCTCGCAGATATAACGGCTACAACCCTTCAGAGGTAGCCTCTGCAGATCAGGAGTTGGGCGAGGTTCTGCATTATCTCGGCGACGGAACTTTCTCCGAAGGTGACCGGGACTTGTTCAGGCCTATCCTCAATACCCTTTTTGATGGTGGAGATCAGTACATGGTTCTTGCCGATTACCGCAATTATATTGATGTGCAGGACCAAGTTGACGAAAAGTGGCTGGACCGTAGAAGTTGGCTGCGCAGCTCTATCCTGAACACAGCTGGGTCCGGGTATTTTTCCAGTGATCGGGCAATAATGGATTACGCCCGCAATATATGGGGAATCAGACCTATGGATCTGGAAAAGTAA
- a CDS encoding MucR family transcriptional regulator gives MEDHLKEALEIVKAQASVRTMTEEEITSMVQKLASGIRTISENMQDNDTPDQNPPVDPKKAIREKSIICLESGKSFKVLTKRHLAKYGLTPDEYREKWGYAKKTPLVCKSLQRERRKKMKEMKLWEKRKKS, from the coding sequence ATGGAAGATCACCTTAAAGAAGCCCTTGAAATCGTAAAAGCGCAAGCCAGTGTAAGAACTATGACTGAAGAGGAAATAACTTCCATGGTTCAGAAGCTGGCATCGGGAATTAGAACAATAAGCGAAAATATGCAGGACAACGATACCCCGGATCAGAATCCTCCTGTTGATCCCAAGAAAGCGATACGTGAAAAAAGTATCATCTGTCTGGAGTCAGGAAAATCATTCAAGGTGCTGACCAAACGCCATCTTGCAAAGTACGGATTGACTCCCGATGAATACCGTGAAAAATGGGGATACGCGAAAAAGACACCGCTGGTGTGCAAATCCCTGCAGCGCGAACGGCGTAAAAAAATGAAAGAAATGAAACTCTGGGAAAAACGTAAAAAGAGCTAG
- a CDS encoding OmpA family protein, with translation MPPKDEEIIYIEAKAPVEPPPEEGLPPWMATFADMVTLLLCFFVLLLSFANQDIANFETLKGSMRDAFGVQTQDKTGKHMAFSKSPNEASSASPKAKKNMEALEVDIRAFIAAGKLQKLMSVNTDQQGVLVRVPTRAIFLPGTATINPKAVKLLDKVVGIMKKKNFNLVVRGHTDDRATKNNIYSSNWELSAARAASCLRYILEKSGVSSKRVKAVGYAGTKPLVPNTSNRNRAINRRVEFYYQPPSEKF, from the coding sequence GTGCCACCGAAAGATGAAGAAATAATATATATCGAAGCAAAGGCTCCAGTTGAGCCGCCGCCGGAAGAGGGGTTGCCGCCATGGATGGCAACTTTTGCGGATATGGTTACTCTTCTGCTGTGCTTTTTTGTTCTGCTGCTTTCCTTCGCTAATCAGGATATTGCCAACTTTGAGACCCTGAAAGGGTCCATGCGCGATGCTTTCGGAGTTCAGACTCAGGACAAAACCGGTAAACATATGGCTTTTTCAAAAAGCCCCAACGAAGCAAGCTCTGCAAGTCCCAAGGCTAAAAAGAATATGGAAGCTTTGGAAGTTGATATCAGGGCATTTATTGCTGCGGGTAAGCTGCAGAAGCTTATGTCGGTTAATACCGATCAGCAGGGTGTTCTTGTAAGGGTTCCCACCAGAGCCATTTTTCTGCCCGGAACAGCTACAATTAATCCTAAGGCCGTTAAGTTACTTGATAAGGTTGTCGGGATTATGAAGAAGAAAAATTTTAATCTGGTCGTTCGCGGACATACAGATGACCGGGCAACAAAAAATAATATCTATAGCTCCAATTGGGAGCTTTCCGCTGCAAGGGCGGCTTCCTGCCTGCGCTATATCCTTGAGAAATCTGGTGTTTCCTCAAAGCGGGTAAAGGCCGTGGGGTATGCCGGGACCAAACCCCTTGTTCCTAATACGTCTAACCGCAACAGGGCTATTAACCGCAGGGTTGAGTTTTATTATCAGCCCCCCTCGGAAAAGTTTTAA
- a CDS encoding response regulator: MSHSILVLDDDIHVRESLAIGLEDEDYEVYQVGSSEEALVFLEGQKVDMVVVDLRLPGMNGTDFINEARKRWSELRFIIYTGSPEFSIPVDLAEVDSVSNSIFLKPLPSCDVMVNEIKRMLD, from the coding sequence ATGTCACATTCAATACTTGTTCTTGATGACGATATACATGTAAGGGAAAGTCTTGCCATAGGTCTTGAAGATGAGGATTACGAGGTTTATCAGGTTGGTAGTTCTGAAGAAGCTTTGGTTTTTCTCGAGGGACAGAAAGTGGATATGGTTGTGGTGGACCTGAGACTGCCGGGAATGAATGGTACTGATTTTATTAATGAGGCCCGGAAAAGATGGTCGGAGTTGAGGTTTATAATCTATACCGGTTCCCCTGAGTTCAGTATTCCGGTTGACCTTGCTGAAGTTGACAGCGTTTCAAATTCCATATTTCTCAAGCCGTTGCCTTCTTGCGATGTAATGGTCAACGAGATAAAACGTATGTTGGATTAA
- the ald gene encoding alanine dehydrogenase, whose amino-acid sequence MLIGIPKEVKTMENRVSMTPGGVETLVRRGHAVVVEKGAGLGSGLSDDEYIDAGAKMGSADDAWAAEMVIKVKEPIASEYKYLREDLLLFTYLHLAADEPLTKALLDSGTIGVAYETVQLPDGSLPLLTPMSEVAGRLAAQEGALHLEKTKGGRGVLVGGVPGVAPAKVMVIGGGVVGTNAAKIAAGMGAKVTIFDVNHARLQYLDDMFNGRITTMTSTEPNIRAGVAEADLVIGAVLIPGAKAPNLVTRGMLSTMKEGAVIVDVAVDQGGCVETIKPTTHNDPTYVVDGVVHYGVANMPGAVPRTSTFALVNQTLPYALQLADKGLDALRDNPVLKLGLNTMGGKLTYAAVGETFGIDCITADEALA is encoded by the coding sequence ATGCTTATCGGTATCCCTAAAGAGGTTAAAACCATGGAAAACCGCGTTTCCATGACGCCCGGGGGCGTAGAAACCCTCGTCCGACGTGGACATGCCGTTGTGGTGGAAAAAGGCGCAGGACTGGGGTCCGGCCTTTCCGATGATGAATATATTGATGCTGGCGCTAAAATGGGTTCCGCGGATGATGCCTGGGCAGCCGAAATGGTCATCAAAGTTAAGGAGCCCATTGCCTCTGAATACAAGTATCTTCGTGAAGACCTCCTGCTGTTCACCTATCTGCATCTCGCTGCGGACGAACCGCTGACAAAGGCTCTGCTTGATTCTGGAACCATCGGTGTTGCCTATGAAACTGTACAGTTACCTGACGGCTCCCTGCCGCTACTGACTCCTATGAGTGAGGTTGCCGGACGGCTGGCTGCGCAGGAAGGGGCGCTGCACCTTGAGAAGACAAAGGGAGGACGTGGTGTTTTGGTCGGCGGAGTTCCCGGTGTGGCTCCTGCCAAGGTCATGGTGATCGGTGGCGGGGTGGTTGGAACCAATGCGGCTAAAATTGCCGCGGGGATGGGGGCGAAAGTGACAATCTTCGATGTCAACCATGCCCGTCTCCAGTATCTGGACGATATGTTTAACGGCCGGATAACTACTATGACTTCGACAGAACCTAACATCCGGGCCGGTGTTGCAGAAGCGGATCTTGTTATCGGTGCGGTTCTAATTCCCGGTGCCAAGGCTCCGAATCTGGTTACCCGCGGCATGCTTTCCACTATGAAGGAAGGGGCTGTAATTGTAGACGTAGCTGTGGATCAGGGTGGGTGTGTTGAAACAATTAAGCCTACTACCCATAACGATCCCACTTATGTTGTGGATGGAGTCGTGCATTACGGGGTGGCTAATATGCCCGGTGCGGTTCCAAGAACGTCTACATTCGCGCTTGTGAACCAGACCCTGCCATACGCCTTGCAGCTTGCAGATAAAGGCCTTGACGCCCTGCGTGATAATCCTGTTCTCAAGCTCGGGTTGAATACTATGGGTGGCAAGCTGACTTATGCCGCGGTTGGAGAAACTTTCGGTATTGATTGTATTACAGCGGATGAAGCTCTGGCTTAG
- a CDS encoding response regulator, which produces MPVYPNNIPTILIVDDEPFNLEFLEIVLRQQGYNILTATNGRSGRDLAEQAQPDLILLDIMMPDETGFECATVLRLSPETAEIPIIFLSALDDESNTSRGYDTGAVDFIVKPFVYKDVINRIRLHLKLNICDKSKEGQVKGTTPPPTEKPYPKKGARYIFHSRSAPCDSVVHEAVVMDAENEGHLLLNFQKACTAEIRQQIKLILADNSGPLFRPSETLRNIGIQLKALNMLKSVFSACYLHIDRELDNLTVVNAGALPLVFMNKKGTHFLIERQSGNLGSLGRGLLPCSSYDIDPQDRIFMVSRSMLGSFGTEGEGIRELLESCHRHLESELETTCRNVGQDISCNGEADGILLGIEM; this is translated from the coding sequence ATGCCAGTCTACCCGAATAATATACCTACAATTCTAATTGTTGACGATGAGCCGTTCAACCTGGAATTCCTTGAAATAGTCCTACGCCAGCAAGGATACAACATTCTTACTGCGACCAATGGCCGTTCAGGAAGGGACCTTGCAGAACAGGCGCAGCCGGATCTCATCCTTTTAGACATCATGATGCCCGATGAAACCGGCTTTGAATGCGCAACTGTTCTCAGGCTTTCACCGGAAACAGCGGAAATTCCGATAATCTTTCTGAGTGCCCTGGATGACGAAAGCAATACATCCAGAGGATACGATACCGGTGCTGTTGATTTCATCGTAAAACCATTTGTATACAAAGACGTCATCAACCGTATCAGACTGCACCTCAAACTGAATATCTGCGATAAATCTAAAGAAGGGCAAGTGAAGGGTACGACACCACCACCCACAGAAAAGCCGTACCCCAAAAAAGGAGCCCGTTACATATTCCATTCCCGCTCAGCTCCATGCGATTCCGTCGTACACGAAGCGGTCGTTATGGACGCTGAAAATGAAGGGCATCTACTTCTAAACTTCCAGAAAGCATGCACAGCTGAAATTAGACAGCAAATTAAATTAATATTGGCAGATAATAGCGGACCGCTCTTCAGGCCCTCTGAAACCTTGCGCAACATCGGAATACAGCTGAAAGCATTGAATATGCTTAAAAGCGTATTTTCCGCATGCTATCTGCACATTGACCGGGAGCTGGACAACCTCACTGTTGTCAACGCCGGAGCACTGCCACTGGTTTTCATGAATAAAAAAGGAACACATTTTCTCATTGAGAGGCAGAGCGGAAACCTCGGAAGTCTCGGGCGAGGTCTGCTGCCCTGCTCCAGCTACGATATTGATCCTCAAGATCGTATTTTTATGGTCAGCCGGAGCATGCTCGGCTCCTTTGGCACAGAAGGGGAAGGAATCCGGGAACTTCTGGAGTCATGCCACCGTCATTTGGAAAGTGAGTTGGAAACAACGTGCCGGAATGTAGGGCAAGATATTTCATGCAACGGTGAGGCTGACGGGATTTTGTTAGGGATCGAAATGTAA
- a CDS encoding rhodanese-like domain-containing protein: MKVFKNISMLAVLCVLMLAVSGCLGSDKFAQEVEKEKGAVKLVKEVQRGGYDVITTPELKALLDKKEDMVIIDTMPYEASYKKEHVPGAKQFLFPIPDMVEWDVKETDGKTKEQFIEMLGPDKDKLIVIYCGFVKCTRSHNGAAWAKKLGYTNVKRYPGGIFAWKGAKYPVASVK; encoded by the coding sequence ATGAAGGTGTTTAAGAATATTTCTATGCTCGCCGTTCTGTGCGTGCTGATGCTTGCTGTGTCCGGATGTCTCGGCTCCGACAAGTTCGCGCAGGAAGTGGAAAAAGAAAAAGGCGCAGTTAAACTGGTTAAAGAAGTTCAGCGTGGCGGATATGATGTTATCACCACACCTGAACTGAAAGCTCTGCTGGATAAGAAAGAGGATATGGTTATTATTGATACCATGCCCTACGAAGCGAGCTACAAGAAAGAGCACGTCCCCGGCGCAAAGCAGTTCCTCTTCCCTATCCCCGATATGGTTGAGTGGGACGTAAAAGAAACTGACGGCAAGACTAAAGAGCAGTTCATTGAAATGCTCGGCCCTGATAAAGACAAGCTCATCGTGATCTATTGCGGATTTGTAAAATGTACCCGCAGCCACAACGGAGCCGCATGGGCCAAAAAACTTGGCTACACCAACGTGAAAAGATACCCCGGTGGTATTTTTGCATGGAAGGGTGCTAAATATCCCGTCGCTTCAGTCAAATAA